The DNA sequence tatatgtatgtgtgtttTAGTATGTAAATTATTTTATGTTACATCTCTTActaaattatgatggtttcaattatttatatgctaaatatctaatttatgtacatgtataatcattattaacatctagtgagataactgattacttaaataacatgcatttataattattcaaaaattaataattatgtaataaataaattgctataatttatatacggtattcacattatcactgacaaacaatctatatctattttttacgcaaccgggtatcaatcatggttgtaacataaaaatgaattgtatatttttaagacttattattgatattcataatttttttcaagaattcgaaagaaaaattatatttatatcgttatttaaaccatTTTTAAGTTTCTGTCATTACGACtcaaatatttcttcatataataatttgataacattttatactattattctaaaattaaaaaatttcagttcgataaagttttataaatatcagttgaactggttaattccttcaaattattgaacaatatatattttttccttaaataatataaaatgcattgaatcaaatgctaaaatatagtatagatataaattttatttgaataattcaaaatattaaaataattcaaactatttgtacaatattatcttgatcaatgaatattgctgatataaaagaattctttttaaaaagttaatttttttaaagtgaaaaatgaaaaataaatcgatttaatagatcatcatagttttaacaaatatcgtgagatctcatatcaaatttcgaatattcttaaaatcgggacaaatcccaaaaataataatgcattaccagtgaagttagtaattttaatataaataatcaattgacttgatcctataaataTCTCAAACACATgaatttatattaacataagatattaaaaaatttcacattattggtaaaaTATTCTCGctgaacttgtaatttaaatttactaaacgtagaatgtgacgatgtttttcggccaggtcatgtagtcaaatttcgagtattttttgaacaatgggtcaagttctaaaatacattgactcattataatttgaacttatctaaatatataataccaatatagattatttatatataagcgattctattttcaatatatatttttaatatatatatatatgtatattttaattactttttataataaaaaatatgttaaaagtatatgagatatattttcaaactaaaaaagaattaataaataagataataattcatttatgtactatgcctaattttatatctggaattcaattctttaaaattaactgcacaaatattcaactaactattTTTATTTCCGGAATTCAAGTAAGTATCTTTGAAGTTAAATAAAACATTTATTTaacacacttacatattatgtgtatgataaaaaacacatGTGATAATATGGTGTACTGGTAAGAGGTTGTATAGTAGAATGAAATAATTTGAGTTCGATTCTCACAAACCACAtctattatataaatattaaaaacatggggtaatttagtcttttcaatgagactttttaatctcatgaaattatacccttattctcctattatatatagtcattgtaattcgaacttatctaaatatgtaataccaatatagattatttatatataagcgattctattttcaatatatatttttaaaaaaaaattatatatgtacattttaattactttttttaataaaaaatatgaaaaagtatatgagatatattttcaaactaaaaaatgattaataaataagataataatccatttatgtactatgcctaattttatatctggaattcaattttttaaaattaactgCACAAATATTCAACTAAATATTATcaagtaagtatctttaaagttaaataaaatattcatttagcacacttacatattatgtgtatgataaaaatcacatgtgacaatatggtgtagtggtaagaggttgtataattgaatgaaataacttagttcgattcccacaaaccATGGCTTTtgtataaataataaaaaataggggtaatttagtctttttaatgagattttttaatctcatgaaattatactcttattctcctattatatatggaagagattttgattttattttaaaagttttgtttaaaaaaattatattttctctttttttttaattttaacttttgagtaaataaaataatagtttatataattatatatatgcaatttaaattttgtagttagacacacacacatatcagttatgttttaaaatatactttataaaattaaacattttttaacttttttggatttgttttcaaaaaatcataattcTATTTTATTCGGTTTAACTTGTGTGATTGTCGAGTCAAAAGTATTCGGTTTAATACGGGAGTACTTGGATCtaaaaaatcaaatatattaaaaaaaattaactttGAAAACTAATTCACTGGGTCATTTCCAAGCATTACTCTATCTTAAAATAACTTTATCTTCATATTTCACCTCTTTTTACTTATATTATCATTTCATCTCCAATCATTTCTTCAAATTTTACTATAAATCTACTTAATCACTATGtacaataattaaataattttaaatatacagAGAGTTGGGCTTACATGATATAGAAACATGTGAGAGAGTTTATTATAAAATCAATATCTTCATATCTACAATATAACTCCAAATTTTGGAGTTACACGttatttttctttatttataAAGATAGGGTAATTCATCGTTGGAGCCCCCGTAAGTAGAGCCGTGCCTTAGGGTGTTCAATGGAACATGTCCCTAAATTTATAGAGGCACATTTTCTAAATGCAAgtgtatataaatatattttatttgtttgaaaaaataaaaacaatGTATAACTTTCTTTTCAAATAACAAGAATATACACATAAAGAAAGGTTAGAAAAGagtaaaaattaaataattataaattattatctTTAGCAAagttataaaaaatattttaatccTAAATATTAAATAAGTTACAAAAGAATTAAGAAACAATTACTAGAGAAATAAGAATATTAATTTTTTTGATAAGTACTATAAAAAATACTAGTATTGTGAATAAAATACTAAGGATAATAGTAGATTTTCTTACAGAACTTGTACATTatattatttttaagattttaaataaTACAGTTTTTAggtaattaatttattttaaataatagtaatattttcataataataaaatttattttgaaatactaataaattaattaatatttatatatagatGTAAATAAGTTTACATATGAATTAAGTTTTGTATGATTATCttcttttttataattattttatcttACTCTTATGTGCTTgtaaaatttttaatttaaaattaattataattatgttaaagaTATAATTTTAGATTAATTTTTATTGTCACATATATTTGGTATTGTTTCTTATTGTCAAGACTTGGGGCACATTTTTTAATTTTGCACAGAGCACTAGAAATTTCTGGCACGGCTCTTTCCGTAACTTCATATATTGAGTAAGAAATGAAATAATATGGCATATAAAGATGTGATCGGAGATACCCTTATTATAGATATGTATCgtataaaaaattatatattacttTTAAAAATGAAACCAATCGAAACAATATGCATTACtcttatttttatcattattatataCATACTCCTACTGTCCTACGTAAcaaaatttttttaattataattcaTTACGGAGGTAAAAATGTTAATTGTGTACAAAATCGGACACATATAGATTACACAACGAGATGAGTAAGTAAATTTGGTAAGACTCTTAAATAATTAGGTAATTGTGTCGGTTCAATATTTTTCTCACCTTCTATTTATTTTTAGACTTCTTAATATTTAATCCGAGTAGATACAAATTTGACCCGAGTTAGACTCAAAATCGGGTTTTATTCGACTAAAGAAAAATCAACTCGTGAATAAGTTCAATTATGTGTACTCGGTCGATATCTTGGCTAAAACGTTCGAGTTTTAGAATAAAAAATTGGGTTAGTCGAGCAGTGACACGGAAAAATAAAATACTAAAATttgatataatataaataatatgttaAATGTAGTGCATTTCATTACTTGTATTAAGTATACTTGTAAAATAAGAAAATTAGTGCCAAAAGTTTTATTAAATTAGACAACATTCATTTTTACACCCTcattttgaaaaatttattttttatcatGCTATTTTTCTGAGTATACTTCATTTGTTATTATTTTATAATAGagaatgttagttttttattagTTTTAAAATACTTTACACTCTTATTAATTTACGCGCTTAGTCAACCTAAGTGTTAACAATTTAGAATTGAGacgaattaataataaatttgtTCTCTTTTTTTCACTCTTCATTTTTTTAATCTCAATGAAATAAATAGGAATGGGTTAACGTCGTCCCTCCTGACCCCGATCGATCCCAACCCGTTCGGGTCAGGGATTTCGAGAAGTTTTCGTGGACGGACCTAGTAACGAGGAAGGTTTTATAAAATTACGGGGATCGGGCGGAGTTTAGGATTAGTCTCTTCCCGCCCCATTTCCCCGACCCcgattatatgtgtatatatatatacataacaacatatttaaatattatattaaattaattattagaaaaaaattaataaaatattattttattctaattaatcaaaaaatttgttgatcaatttttttacattataatttaaaatatttgtctgaattttaatttatcattttttaattgtaaatcaattttaatatgatttaatattaaaaatatgagatattacTAATATTTTTGTATAATACAAATTAgtagattttttttaaaaaaataaaataaaaatacatggttattatttttaattatatccAAAATTCTCGTAGGATTTCCCATTCGGGTGAGGACTGGAAATGAATAAAATCTCTGTTCGGGGTGTATGGTGGGTTTGGGATCAGATAACACTTCCTGATCCCGAAATTACCCAATGCATATCCCTACAAACAAACTACAAGTATTTTTGTTATAATAGtatagttttaattttttttagtaaTTAGGTTTATCTACCTCAAACTAATTATCTAATATCAAAATTTTTGTGGTGAGAGAGAATCGAATTTTATGACAAAAATAAGTTTTCACCACTTAAGTTATCTATATGTTTGAAAAggaaaaaaataagaaaatacaATGATTCTTTTATGTCATCTCATTTTCAttgtatatttatttatttaaatttttatgaaatataattaaatttataaaaatatattattcattATCACGTAATTGATGTATGAATATAAAATAGAGTTAAAAAAATCATTTACTGTATTCAAAATTTAatttcttatagacataaattaATTCGAGATAATATTTTGATATAAATACAGGTCTGTGTCTCGCACGAATTTTTACGTTAGTTTAAATTAAAATAAGCATATTAAATAtcatttaatttatttataatatagtTACCAAGGCAATTTGGGCTCCTGGTTGCAATGTTCAGCAACGAATGATTCCTGTTTTGTCAATTGTTGTATGTATCAAAAATAATATGTACGCATATATATTAAGATGTGTGCAAGATGGTCTTCTTTTACTAATAATAATTGAGTTATATAAATTAATAtgaatataatttataaataaggTTAATTCTGTAAAATTAAAGTGTATAAAAAAATTGGTATCTTATAAAAACTTTCAATGTTTTAAGGTTTATGCAAGACAAGATAGTCCTCTTTTACTAATAATTgagttatatatattaatataaatataatattataaataaggGTAATTTGGTAAAATAAGCGTGTACCGAAAAACTGATATCTTActaaaatttttaatatttcatcttttatataatagtgataattagataaaaaaaattataaaattatgaaatttgtgAAAGTATTGAAGTCCTACTTAATGGATTCTGGTGGGGGTATGGGCAAGACAATAGAGGAATCAGGTGGAAATCCTGGGACAAGATGTGCAAGCTAAAGGGAGCTGGTGGACTGGGCTTTAAAGAATTGAAAAAattcaatatctccatgcttGCGAAACAAGGATGGCGATTAATAAACAGTGAAAATCCTCTAGTCACAAGATGTATGAAGGCTAAATATTTTCCAGAAGGAGACTTTCTTACAGCAAAACTGGGGGCGAACCCGAGCTATATGTGGCGCAGTATCTTAGTTGCACAAGAGGTTGTGAAACGAGACTGTAGAAAGAGAATTGGCGATGGGAAGCAAATTGAGATATGGAAGGTTCCATGGCTTCCATGTGGTGAAAATGGTTTCATGACTACGGAAATGTCGGCCCAGTTGGAAGGAAGCAAAGTAGATAGTTTGATACAAATTGAAAGAAAGAAATGGGATGATGTTATACTTTTGGATATATGTAATGAGAGAGATCGGAAACTTATCAAAAAGATTCCGTTACCGGCTAAGGAGGGTGGGGATGCTTGGTACTGGTTACCAGATGAGGAAGGGTGCTTTACAGTGAGAAGCTGCTATAGGTTACTTCAAGGGGAAATAGAGACTTCACATGCTCAGTTCTGGAACAAGTTATGGAGTTTAAAATTACCTGGCAAGATCACTCATTTTCTATGGAGAATGTGTTCTGCGTGCTTGCCTACAGCAGTACGATTGGCTGTAAAAAGGGTGCATATTGATAGGATATGTCAATGATGTCGAGCTGATGAGGAAACAGACATACATGCATTATTTGAATGCCCAATAGCTGCTCAGACGTGGGGGAAGCTGGTTTACAAGGTAATATCACTATCTTACCTTCAGATAATGTGTTCGATGTCTTTTGTAGAGTGTTTGCTACATGTAATAGAGAACAATGCACGTTAATTACATTAATGTGTTGGAGCATATGGAGGAGAAGAAACATATGGGTTTGGGAGAAGATAAATCAATATGTATTTGGTATTAAAGCAGCTGCTCTTAATATGCTCACTGAATGGAGAAAGGCTCATGATCAACAGCTGAATTCAGGTAACAATACAGGGACACCACTGGCAATTCGAAAGTGGGAGAAGCCGCAGGTTTCTTGGGTTAAAATTAACATAGATGATGCGCTGTTTGAGGATATCGACTGTATAGGATTGGGAAGTGTTGTTAGAGGATCAAATGGACAATTCATCATGGCAAGGAGTAGCAGACAAGATGTTTTAATTCCCCCGAGAGAAGCTGAAGCTATGTGTTTGAAGGAATCTCTAGTATGGCTCAAGGATAAAGGACTCCAGAAATGTGTGTTTGAGACTGATTCACAAGTCCTTGCTCGTGCGTGCAAAGGAGGTAGGGGAAGATCGTTGTTTCATACCATTGTTAAAGATTGTGTGGATTTAATTCAGAGGAAAATCTGCGAATAGAGTTGCCCATGCTTTAGCAAAAACGGCTCATTCTATGTCAGATTTTCAGGAGTGGCTTGAAAATGCTCCTGATTTTATTCATCATGTAATTTACTTTGAGGCTTTATAATATATGCAAgtatattataaaaaaattaagatAAAATCGAAATAAAATCAAACAAAATTTAATTTAGAAAATGTAATATATAAAATAGCAAATTAAAGCAACCATGCCAAAGTTGCCTAGTTGCGTACAAAGTCCAAAAGGAacaaaattctaaaaaattataaaGAAGTCCAAAAGCAACAAACAAAAGAACAAAAAAACCATTATATATATACAAAGAGTCGCAGAGACTAGAAATCT is a window from the Apium graveolens cultivar Ventura chromosome 1, ASM990537v1, whole genome shotgun sequence genome containing:
- the LOC141710128 gene encoding uncharacterized protein LOC141710128, producing the protein MPNSCSDVGEAGLQGNITILPSDNVFDVFCRVFATCNREQCTLITLMCWSIWRRRNIWVWEKINQYVFGIKAAALNMLTEWRKAHDQQLNSGNNTGTPLAIRKWEKPQVSWVKINIDDALFEDIDCIGLGSVVRGSNGQFIMARSSRQDVLIPPREAEAMCLKESLVWLKDKGLQKCVFETDSQVLARACKGGRGRSLFHTIVKDCVDLIQRKICE